A single window of Jiangella alkaliphila DNA harbors:
- a CDS encoding response regulator transcription factor — protein sequence MTLDQAPRILVVDDEPNLAELLTAALRYEGWATSTALTGQDAIRAAIEDAPDAVVLDVMLPDVDGLGVMRRIRAHHPGVPVLFLTARDAVEDRVAGLTAGGDDYVTKPFSLEELVARLRGLLRRAGAERPAEQSVLAVGDLLMDEDAHEVERAGEPIRLTATEFELLRFLMRNPRRVLSKAQILDRVWQYDFGGQENIVELYVSYLRRKIDKGREPMIHTVRGVGYLLKPAAEAGP from the coding sequence ATGACTCTCGATCAGGCCCCCCGGATCCTCGTGGTCGACGACGAACCCAACCTGGCCGAACTGCTCACGGCCGCGCTCCGCTACGAGGGCTGGGCGACGTCGACGGCGCTCACCGGCCAGGACGCCATCCGGGCCGCGATCGAGGACGCGCCGGACGCCGTCGTGCTCGACGTGATGCTGCCCGACGTCGACGGGCTCGGCGTCATGCGGCGGATCCGGGCGCACCACCCGGGCGTGCCGGTGCTGTTCCTCACCGCCCGCGACGCCGTCGAGGACCGGGTGGCCGGCCTCACCGCCGGCGGCGACGACTACGTCACCAAGCCGTTCAGCCTGGAGGAGCTGGTGGCTCGGCTGCGCGGACTGCTCCGCCGGGCTGGGGCCGAGCGCCCGGCCGAGCAGTCCGTGCTCGCCGTCGGCGACCTGCTGATGGACGAGGACGCGCACGAGGTCGAGCGGGCCGGCGAGCCGATCAGGCTGACCGCGACCGAGTTCGAGCTGCTCCGGTTCCTCATGCGCAACCCGCGCCGAGTGCTGTCCAAGGCGCAGATCCTGGACCGCGTCTGGCAGTACGACTTCGGCGGCCAGGAGAACATCGTCGAGCTGTACGTCTCGTACCTGCGGCGCAAGATCGACAAGGGCCGCGAGCCGATGATCCACACCGTCCGCGGCGTCGGCTACCTGCTCAAACCCGCCGCCGAGGCCGGGCCGTGA
- a CDS encoding enolase C-terminal domain-like protein — protein sequence MKIVDVRATTVSVPLEAPLRHSNGAHWGRFVRTIVEVEADNGLVGLGEMGGGGQSAEDAVRALRDYLVGHDPARTEALRFMLANPTASLYNNRTQLLAAIEFACLDLQGRHLGVPVHELLGGKVRDHVEFASYLFFRYPAADGSGEVRTPEQLVAHARELKEAHGFTVHKLKGGVFPPDYELECYRALAEAFPDDPLRHDPNGAWSPEESIRFAAAIEDLRNDYLEDPTWGMNGLRRVRERTAIPIATNTVVVNFEQLAANVRDPAVDVVLLDTTFWGGIRPCVKAAGVCETFQLGVAVHSSGELGIQLATMLHLGAVVPNLSFAADAHYHHLTGDVIAGGPFRYRDGGIDVPDAPGLGVDLDRDKVAEYAELYRELGGYPYDRDPGRPGWYPLLPNADWADPAVTGPVDLGGR from the coding sequence GTGAAGATCGTCGATGTGCGCGCCACCACCGTGTCGGTTCCGCTGGAGGCGCCGCTGCGGCACAGCAACGGCGCGCACTGGGGCCGGTTCGTCCGCACCATCGTCGAGGTCGAGGCCGACAACGGCCTGGTCGGCCTCGGCGAGATGGGCGGCGGCGGGCAGAGCGCCGAGGACGCCGTCCGCGCCCTGCGCGACTACCTCGTCGGCCACGACCCCGCCCGCACCGAGGCGCTGCGGTTCATGCTGGCCAACCCGACGGCCAGCCTCTACAACAACCGCACCCAGCTGCTCGCCGCGATCGAGTTCGCCTGCCTGGACCTGCAGGGCCGGCACCTCGGCGTGCCGGTGCACGAGCTGCTCGGCGGCAAGGTCCGCGACCACGTCGAGTTCGCCAGCTACCTGTTCTTCCGCTACCCGGCCGCCGACGGCAGCGGCGAGGTGCGCACCCCCGAGCAGCTGGTCGCGCACGCCCGCGAGCTGAAGGAGGCGCACGGCTTCACCGTGCACAAGCTCAAGGGCGGCGTCTTCCCGCCCGACTACGAGCTGGAGTGTTACCGGGCACTGGCCGAGGCGTTCCCCGACGACCCGCTGCGCCACGACCCCAACGGCGCGTGGTCGCCCGAGGAGTCGATCCGGTTCGCCGCCGCCATCGAGGACCTGCGCAACGACTACCTCGAGGACCCGACGTGGGGGATGAACGGCCTGCGCCGGGTCCGCGAGCGCACCGCCATCCCGATCGCCACCAACACCGTCGTGGTGAACTTCGAGCAGCTGGCCGCGAACGTCCGCGACCCCGCCGTCGACGTCGTCCTGCTCGACACCACGTTCTGGGGCGGCATCCGCCCGTGCGTGAAGGCGGCCGGCGTGTGCGAGACGTTCCAGCTGGGCGTCGCGGTGCACTCGTCGGGCGAGCTGGGCATCCAGCTGGCCACCATGCTGCACCTCGGCGCCGTGGTGCCGAACCTGTCGTTCGCGGCCGACGCGCACTACCACCACCTGACCGGCGACGTCATCGCCGGCGGGCCGTTCCGGTACCGCGACGGCGGCATCGACGTGCCCGACGCGCCCGGGCTGGGCGTCGACCTGGACCGCGACAAGGTCGCCGAGTACGCCGAGCTCTACCGCGAGCTGGGCGGCTACCCGTACGACCGCGACCCCGGCCGGCCCGGCTGGTACCCGTTGCTGCCCAACGCCGACTGGGCCGACCCGGCAGTGACCGGCCCCGTGGACCTCGGAGGACGCTGA
- a CDS encoding SDR family NAD(P)-dependent oxidoreductase — protein sequence MAMRVAVVTGGGAGIGRAVVERLANDGELVVALDRDPAALEQLAADAARHGWQLRTRRLDVADAADVERCAAELTEEFGSIDTLVCAAGIQRYGTVEETSMELFDEVFSVNVRGVFAVCHSLMPLLRAGGGGAVVVVASVQSYQSQTRVAAYAASKGALVALVRSMALDHAPDGVRVNAVLPGSVDTPMLRWAAGLHAGGRPADDVVAEWGRSHPLGRVARPSEVADAVAYLAGPQASFVTGTDLVVDGGLRAGLPVALPESAKEN from the coding sequence ATGGCGATGAGAGTGGCCGTGGTCACCGGCGGCGGCGCGGGCATCGGCCGGGCCGTCGTGGAGCGGCTGGCGAACGACGGCGAGCTGGTGGTGGCGCTGGACCGCGACCCCGCCGCGCTCGAGCAGCTGGCCGCCGACGCCGCGCGCCACGGCTGGCAGCTGCGCACCCGCCGGCTCGACGTCGCCGACGCCGCCGACGTCGAGCGGTGCGCGGCGGAGCTGACCGAGGAGTTCGGCAGCATCGACACCCTGGTCTGCGCCGCCGGCATCCAGCGCTACGGCACCGTCGAAGAGACCAGCATGGAGCTGTTCGACGAGGTTTTCAGCGTGAACGTGCGCGGCGTCTTCGCCGTCTGCCACTCCCTGATGCCGCTGCTGCGGGCCGGCGGCGGCGGTGCCGTCGTGGTCGTCGCGTCGGTGCAGTCGTACCAGTCGCAGACCCGGGTCGCGGCGTACGCGGCGTCGAAGGGCGCCCTGGTCGCGCTGGTCCGGTCGATGGCGCTGGACCACGCGCCCGACGGCGTGCGCGTCAACGCCGTCCTGCCGGGCTCGGTCGACACCCCGATGCTGCGCTGGGCCGCCGGCCTGCACGCCGGTGGCCGCCCGGCCGACGACGTCGTCGCCGAGTGGGGCCGCTCCCACCCGCTGGGCCGCGTCGCGCGGCCGTCCGAGGTGGCCGACGCCGTCGCCTATCTGGCCGGGCCACAGGCCAGCTTCGTCACAGGCACCGACCTCGTGGTCGACGGCGGCCTGCGGGCCGGCCTGCCGGTGGCGCTGCCCGAGTCCGCGAAGGAGAACTGA
- a CDS encoding MGH1-like glycoside hydrolase domain-containing protein — translation MRLIPTVDDFTSDPVVQAYDDMVNPPGLTNFLGAVQVDHDITAVRSVNFAPVSHGDTVTGALWIDGRLFRSYGQPVTIQWRPDRVVRSARLGDLTVESTTVTPPGVDGVVVDIVVTNTSEAERAVRLGLSVASTVTQAGPWRVPEPPSEPNALAPLPGRAAILGRATTTAAVSVQGLDAAGARAGDRSLEVDVSLAPGERYRFGYVHVVGTDAEGALAAYDTVVADVPGQVAAARTLWNDTIEAAFTPGNDQFSGHVPTLETSNDALRRLYWWGVLGVIWFRRDSPASHLGRVYDTLMPRYWQATTFIWDFSLSSMIHALLDPVPMRRQIEHWISLDIHRHFGTEWQTGGPAGYWYSVNDYAMIRLVRDYVRWNGEPGFLDVELAAHDVPAKPVAEHVADWATAWEGFRKEHALADYGGIDNLLECVSSYVHEVASLNAANVWCMRAAARIAELRGDDGPADDLRKKADALVSHVGELYVEGQGFWHARQPDGRLLPVRHCYDFTTVGMTIAADLAERRREEMVAFFVRELQTPSWMRALSPYDDDAAFSLRPDHQWNGAYPAWPADAARSLIELGRPDVAAGWLPGLARTANQGPPGQAHFVEEAAEPLNGGAVKSPPQFPYLIDWSCSSAGAWSALVVEGFFGVTPDVDGSLAVRSRLAAVDPGARLRGLRAGGRLVDVDAHGVTDSQGSHSSGVG, via the coding sequence ATGCGGCTCATCCCCACCGTCGACGACTTCACCTCCGACCCCGTCGTGCAGGCCTACGACGACATGGTCAACCCGCCCGGCCTGACGAACTTCCTCGGCGCCGTGCAGGTCGACCACGACATCACCGCGGTGCGCAGCGTGAACTTCGCGCCGGTCTCGCACGGCGACACCGTCACCGGGGCGCTGTGGATCGACGGCCGGCTGTTCCGGTCCTACGGCCAGCCGGTGACGATCCAGTGGCGGCCGGACCGCGTCGTCCGCTCCGCCCGGCTGGGCGACCTCACCGTCGAGTCGACGACGGTGACCCCGCCGGGCGTCGACGGCGTCGTCGTCGACATCGTGGTGACGAACACGTCGGAGGCCGAGCGGGCGGTCCGGCTGGGCCTGTCGGTCGCGTCGACGGTGACGCAGGCCGGGCCGTGGCGCGTGCCGGAGCCGCCGTCCGAGCCGAACGCGCTGGCCCCGCTGCCGGGCCGGGCAGCGATCCTGGGCCGGGCGACGACCACCGCGGCGGTGAGCGTGCAGGGCCTGGACGCCGCCGGCGCCCGGGCCGGCGACCGGTCGCTGGAGGTCGACGTCTCACTGGCGCCCGGCGAGCGGTACCGGTTCGGCTACGTGCACGTGGTCGGCACCGACGCCGAGGGCGCGCTGGCCGCGTACGACACCGTCGTCGCCGACGTGCCCGGGCAGGTCGCCGCCGCCCGCACCCTCTGGAACGACACCATCGAGGCGGCGTTCACGCCCGGGAACGACCAGTTCAGCGGGCACGTGCCGACGCTGGAGACGTCGAACGACGCGCTGCGCCGGCTGTACTGGTGGGGCGTGCTGGGCGTCATCTGGTTCCGCCGCGACAGCCCGGCCAGCCACCTCGGCCGCGTCTACGACACGCTGATGCCGCGGTACTGGCAGGCCACCACGTTCATCTGGGACTTCAGCCTCAGCTCGATGATCCACGCGCTGCTGGACCCGGTGCCGATGCGCCGGCAGATCGAGCACTGGATCTCCCTCGACATCCACCGGCATTTCGGCACCGAGTGGCAGACCGGCGGCCCGGCCGGCTACTGGTACTCCGTCAACGACTACGCGATGATCCGGCTGGTCCGCGACTACGTCCGGTGGAACGGCGAGCCCGGCTTCCTGGACGTCGAGCTGGCCGCCCACGACGTACCGGCCAAGCCGGTGGCCGAGCACGTCGCCGACTGGGCGACGGCCTGGGAGGGGTTCCGCAAGGAGCACGCGCTGGCCGACTACGGCGGCATCGACAACCTGCTCGAGTGCGTCAGCTCGTACGTGCACGAGGTGGCCAGCCTCAACGCCGCCAACGTGTGGTGCATGCGGGCCGCGGCCCGCATCGCGGAGCTGCGCGGCGACGACGGGCCGGCCGACGACCTGCGCAAGAAGGCCGACGCCCTGGTGTCGCACGTCGGCGAGCTGTACGTCGAGGGCCAGGGGTTCTGGCACGCCCGGCAGCCCGACGGGCGCCTGCTGCCGGTGCGGCACTGCTACGACTTCACGACGGTCGGCATGACCATCGCCGCCGACCTGGCGGAGCGGCGGCGCGAGGAGATGGTGGCGTTCTTCGTCCGCGAGCTGCAGACGCCGTCGTGGATGCGGGCGCTGTCACCGTACGACGACGACGCCGCGTTCAGCCTCCGCCCGGACCACCAGTGGAACGGCGCCTACCCGGCCTGGCCGGCCGACGCCGCGCGGTCGCTGATCGAGCTGGGCCGGCCCGACGTCGCCGCCGGCTGGCTGCCCGGCCTGGCCCGGACCGCCAACCAGGGCCCGCCCGGCCAGGCGCACTTCGTCGAGGAGGCCGCCGAGCCGCTGAACGGCGGAGCGGTGAAGTCGCCACCGCAGTTCCCGTACCTCATCGACTGGTCCTGCTCGTCGGCCGGCGCGTGGTCGGCGCTGGTGGTCGAGGGGTTCTTCGGCGTCACGCCCGACGTCGACGGGTCGCTGGCGGTGCGGTCGCGGCTGGCCGCGGTCGACCCGGGGGCGCGGCTGCGCGGTCTGCGGGCCGGCGGCCGGTTGGTCGACGTCGACGCTCACGGCGTCACCGATTCACAGGGGTCGCACAGCTCCGGCGTGGGCTGA
- a CDS encoding carbohydrate ABC transporter permease yields the protein MTARILRPAVLVILGLIWLAPIYLLLVNASKDPAQYAADQVWRPIGDFALFDNMREAWEIGGLGDAVTSTLVYSVVGPALAVLFGAALGFAIVALRLRHGFFWFVLVFGGTVFPLQMILMPLFVGYVETEIYDTRLGMIAIYTAITVPFAALVMRNFLGGVAHSVFEAAVMDGASTWRIFWRIYLPMSIPALVAVFILQATFVWNDLLLGLALSQSEEVRPLMTAAAALQDTYGGLQLTAVLAGGLLVSLPTVVLFLSTQRIFSRGLNLGQF from the coding sequence ATGACCGCGCGCATCCTCCGTCCTGCAGTCCTGGTCATCCTCGGCCTCATCTGGCTGGCCCCGATCTACCTGCTGCTGGTCAACGCCAGCAAGGACCCCGCGCAGTACGCGGCCGACCAGGTGTGGCGGCCGATCGGCGACTTCGCGCTGTTCGACAACATGCGCGAGGCCTGGGAGATCGGCGGCCTGGGCGACGCCGTCACCAGCACGCTCGTCTACAGCGTCGTCGGGCCCGCGCTGGCGGTGCTGTTCGGCGCCGCCCTCGGCTTCGCCATCGTCGCGCTGCGGCTCAGGCACGGCTTCTTCTGGTTCGTGCTGGTGTTCGGCGGCACGGTCTTCCCGCTGCAGATGATCCTGATGCCGCTGTTCGTCGGTTACGTCGAGACCGAGATCTACGACACCCGGCTCGGCATGATCGCCATCTACACCGCCATCACCGTGCCGTTCGCCGCGCTGGTCATGCGCAACTTCCTCGGCGGCGTCGCACACTCGGTGTTCGAGGCGGCGGTCATGGACGGCGCCAGCACCTGGCGGATCTTCTGGCGCATCTACCTGCCGATGTCGATCCCTGCCCTGGTGGCCGTGTTCATCCTGCAGGCCACGTTCGTCTGGAACGACCTGCTGCTGGGGCTGGCGCTGAGCCAGTCCGAGGAGGTCAGGCCGCTGATGACGGCCGCGGCCGCGCTCCAGGACACCTACGGCGGGCTGCAGCTGACGGCGGTGCTCGCCGGCGGGCTGCTGGTGTCGCTGCCGACGGTGGTGCTGTTCCTGTCCACCCAGCGGATCTTCAGCCGGGGCCTCAACCTCGGCCAGTTCTAG